In Rhopalosiphum padi isolate XX-2018 chromosome 3, ASM2088224v1, whole genome shotgun sequence, the genomic stretch ATTTGTACGTTATTTCatgtactataaatacaatttagttactTGGTCTAGTAAATTAAGGACAATGAAAAgacaatactaattaaataacttaacaaaattatattatattaaaattattaaaaatatttcaggattttattatatgaatttaaattaaaataattaattttcagtcttttataaaattataaaaatggaaaataacttattaatttaacaatttattttatacaattaaaatgaaatacaaaatgaccaatttctataatttctatttttataacattttatcataaaaaattttaaattagttattaggtaTCAAATATTTCCGATGTTCAAAcacttttctattattattattttaatattttgtgatggTAAATGATTAGCACTGGGGTTTGGAATgacaaaaataaccaaaattcaaCTGACAATTTAATGATAAGAATATACTAAACTTTGAACATTgacattttagaaaatacatttttgtggaattaatttaaaaaaaaaacaattttctacaACTTACAGAGCCCGGGGCCCCCCAGAAATTGGAGGCAAAGTGCAAGTGCTCCATCTGCACTTGCATAAATCAGGGCctgtttataacataaatattattattactaaaattaattaaaatgtaaaaattaaatgtttagtggtatttaatatttaaatcaattttatattccatatatgaaagttaaatttaaaaagtagacCTTACAACTTCTAGCTGAACCATTTGCTGTCAGATAacgatttagtttaaaaaattcaaataccaAGTGATTACAATGAGATTATTGTTCTTTTAATACAGTagacatttttgttaaaatttaaaaaaatatttatattgaaataaatttaaaaacgactatatatattatatatacaattatttgtaatgttaattataatgtttttactcGTGGTCATTACAAACTAAAACatagtacatatatttaaaatttagcctacatgttctaaataaataaagtattctaaatatttttttttagttcaaactTGCAAAAAAATGTGGACTAGTCTGAGGGATGGGTATAGAAGAGCTGCTAAAAAATCAATTACAGTATCAggacaaaaaaacaaatttgtaaaaaagtGGAAGTATGCTGAtgaaatggaatttttaaaaCCCCATATAAAGGAAAGAGATTCCATAAGCAACATAGACGAAGTAAGTGACGACGATGACGATTTATTCCATTAAGAGGAAGAGGAAATTCAAGTGGGGGGTAATAATGAAACTTCGATTGCGTTTGAAAACTCTACTCAAAATTTAGAAACATCATTTAGTACACAAACTCCAGTTCAACCacgacaaaaaaaatgaaaaaaaccaaTTCATTAAAACCACCCGAGACTGCATCAACTACTCTTATGAAGTACATTATCGAACAAAAAAATGCCGAACAATCAAACCGAAAAAAAAGCGAATTTGATGCTATGgactaattttttttgtcaatttgtTCAACAGTTAAACAGTTCTCACCATATTTACAGCATCATGCAAAAACCaaagtttttcaaattatttctgAGTTAGAATTAAAACAGTTAAGACAAAATCAAACACTATCACAATCTGCAACTACTTCTAACCAGGACTCTTTACAACAACTGCAGTCACAAACACAAACCGTTCCTAATGTACTTCAACGAAATCATTTGCCAAATTTTCCAAACAATCGACCAATGACACAAACCTCAAATCACATAGAAATTCCTGATCGTCCAAACGCCACCAACACTGCAAGTccaaatcaatttaatatatttgattatacaactggtaattattactatacgaAACCTGGTGATATGTAGCTAATAgctattgttaaatttttctaaatttgcaCTTTCCagtcattatttatatacctattgtattattatatattttaattataaaataacatttttaaacttaaagaatgaaaaaaaattatttaaaaaaaaacatttcaatactTAAcccttcttttattattttatattttgtaaagacatttttttttagttttgttttattttaaattattatttatttatagttagaaattatttactaaaataatttcttgtacctaaataatactaacgagattttacttttttttattattattaaaattgacttGCTCGATTTTAACttgttattgttatcatttgttattgtcatttttatttagttaagtttaaaaagttaaaagattttttttgtttttgtttgtttgattcttaattgaacatttttttactctgaggaatacatgtattttgttttcttataatatattttagtgaaaCTATTAAAGCTcaacaattaaatatgtataatgtatgtatttattttatcatattctcCCTTGGCCAAACAACACACTCACCAGGAAAGAAGAAGTAGTTATCAATAGACTAAGAATAGGCCATACCCGATTAACTCACGCCTTCTTAATGAAGAAAGAAGACCCACCCACCTGCCCGACCTGTAACGATCTCATGACGGTGAAACACATCCTCACCGACTGCAGAAAGTATGAAGAACAACGTAAAAAATTCAACTTAACCCACCATCTAGCGGAAAACCTCAACATCGACAcaaccaatattataaaattcctcAGGGACACAgaactacataaaaaaatataataaaatttatctaaataatacgtattataatttataagtatagtataccCCCATATAATGTATCACAAACAACTGTATAGCcactatgtatttattgtattattaaattatcttagCTATTAGTTATATCATTTATACTCATAATACATATGGCTAAATTATACCaatgtattgatgtattataagaatatatatgtTGCTAAGATATTAGTAAATAGGTACACCTATCTATAGTATGatacatataaattagtttGTACAGTTTATTAAAAGTACTTtgttaccataatattttttatttctaaaaaatgtacaatattattaaagtcaAACCGTTAAAGGATTTTGTCAAGGAAAATGATGATCCGAGAcagtaagaataaaaaaaattggtactaaaaatttgaatttcttttaaac encodes the following:
- the LOC132927947 gene encoding transcription factor Adf-1-like, with amino-acid sequence MNTEMLIELVRERSSLYDMSDKKYSDHPYKESLWKEISSEINQPVQTCKKMWTSLRDGYRRAAKKSITVSGQKNKFVKKWKYADEMEFLKPHIKERDSISNIDEVSDDDDDLFH